In Excalfactoria chinensis isolate bCotChi1 chromosome 20, bCotChi1.hap2, whole genome shotgun sequence, a genomic segment contains:
- the CAMTA1 gene encoding calmodulin-binding transcription activator 1 isoform X8: MAAENKPEDDHGNSNGSHVKIFLPKKLLECLPKCSSLPKERHRWNTNEEIAAYLITFEKHEEWLTTSPKTRPQNGSMILYNRKKVKYRKDGYCWKKRKDGKTTREDHMKLKVQGVECLYGCYVHSSIIPTFHRRCYWLLQNPDIVLVHYLNVPAIEDCGKPCGPILCSINTDKKEWAKWTKEELIGQLKPMFHGIKWTCSNGNSSSGFSVEQLVQQILDSHQTKPQPRTHNCLCTGTLGAGSSVHHKCNSAKHRIISPKVEPRTGGYSTHSEVQNNDVSEGKNEHSHGKASSREKRNGKVAKPVLLHQNSTEVSSTNQVEVPDTTQNSPVSISSGLNSDPDMADSPAVTGVSSMAVASVMGSLSQSATVFMSEVTSEAVYTMSPTSGPNQHLLSSDAAAQGLVLAVSSDGHKFAFPTTANSESLSMLPSTVSEELVLSTTLDGNRKIPETTMNFDPDCFLNNPKQGQTYGGGGMKGDSISTNIRQSPTAERSFNFNTTLTKEIKTEDTSFEQQMSKEAFSSSSASNTLTLTTGSGLLPSGGGLSPSTTLEQMDFSAIDSNKDYSSSFNQTVQSPHVHQTPSPSFFLQDASKPLPLEQNTHNNLNDTSGSFVNTIGIPSVKTESPSQTTSNCNGTVETRIESTSSLQLMQFQANFQAMTAEAEVPMETSQQAEGNENLLKSGDLQACSTEHYLQPETNGGIRNGNNLPILQGNVVQGLYPVAHPSLNNSSNMELNLDHFDISFSNQFSDLINDFISVEGGSNALYGHQLVSSDSAGLSQPEDSNRTTYNQAEMCIPCCSPQQANMQLSSTENGASTMAYMHVAEVVSAAAAQGTLGLLQQSGRLFMVTDYSPEWSYPEGGVKVLITGPWQEASNNYSCLFDQISVPASLIQPGVLRCYCPAHDTGLVTLQVAFNNQIISNSVVFEYKARALPTLPSSQHDWLSLDDNQFRMSILERLEQMERRMAEMTGSQQHKQGVGGGSNGSGNGGTQVQCVSGTGTLGSCFESRVVVVCEKMMSRACWAKSKHLIHSKTFRGMTLLHLAAAQGYATLIQTLIKWRTKHADSIDLELEVDPLNVDHFSCTPLMWACALGHMDAAVVLYKWDHRAISIPDSLGRLPLAIARSRGHVKLAECLEQLQRDEQSQLGQNTRIQCPSSTDSSTENWVSQWHSELIASQEPQKGVTVISSTNTELRRPRSEPSSYYSSETQKDYPAPKKHKLSPEYFQARQEKLLSTALSLEQPSARKQNSSSKQSTTETISPSEGIRDYGRELSQHIPEAAGYRGSGSQAGIKWNPKDIYIGVSAVQLVGSQKSAALGKDTVGHRLRQREQMNVLMLADRELVDAELLSYRDNVGEEDCLRHMDDLQVNMMTLAEHIIEATPDRIKRENFVPMESPQVERAESAAMSTTMSWLASYLADVDHLPSAAQIRNLYSEPLTPSSNTSLSPAGSPISEIAFEKPSLPSAADWSEFLSASTSEKVENEFAQLTLSDHEQRELYEAAKLVQTVFRKYKGRPLREQQEVAAAVIQRCYRKYKQYALYKKMTQAAILIQSKFRSYYEQKKFQQSRRAAMLIQQYYRSYKECGKRRQNRRAATIVQQKLRSSLLTKKQDQAARKIMRFLRRCRHSPLVDHRLYKRSERIEKGQGT, encoded by the exons AACCCAGACATCGTGTTGGTGCACTACCTGAACGTACCTGCCATTGAGGACTGTGGGAAACCCTGCGGCCCTATCTTGTGCTCGATAAATACAGACAAGAAAGAATGGGCAAAATGGACAAAAGAGGAACTCATTGGACAGCTCAAACCCATGT TTCATGGTATTAAGTGGACGTGCAGCAATGGAAACAGCAGTTCAGGGTTCTCAGTGGAGCAGCTGGTGCAGCAGATCCTCGATAGTCACCAGACCAAACCGCAGCCTCGGACACACAACTGTCTCTGCACTGGTACCTTGG GGGCAGGAAGCAGTGTGCATCACAAGTGTAACAGTGCCAAACATCGCATCATATCACCAAAGGTCGAACCAAGGACAGGTGGGTACAGCACTCATTCAGAGGTACAAAATAACGATGTCTCTGAAGGCAAGAACGAGCACAGTCATGGCAAGGCCTCCAGCCGGGAGAAGAGGAATGGCAAAGTGGCGAAACCAGTGTTGCTCCATCAAAACAGTACGGAGGTTTCTTCCACCAACCAGGTGGAAGTCCCTGACACAACCCAGAATTCTCCTGTGTCCATCAGCAGTGGATTGAATAGCGACCCGGATATGGCGGATAGCCCAGCAGTCACTGGTGTGTCCAGCATGGCTGTAGCATCAGTTATGGGAAGCCTGTCACAAAGTGCCACCGTGTTTATGTCAGAAGTCACCAGTGAAGCTGTGTACACCATGTCACCCACCTCTGGCCCAAATCAACACCTTCTGTCCTCAGATGCGGCTGCACAAGGACTGGTACTTGCTGTGAGTTCAGATGGACACAAATTTGCTTTTCCAACAACGGCCAATTCAGAGAGCTTGTCCATGCTGCCCAGCACCGTCTCCGAGGAACTTGTGCTCTCCACAACTTtagatggaaacagaaaaattccAGAAACCACCATGAATTTTGACCCAGACTGTTTTCTTAATAATCCCAAGCAAGGGCAGACTTATGGTGGAGGGGGTATGAAAGGTGACAGCATCAGTACCAACATAAGGCAGTCACCCACCGCAGAACGTAGCTTCAACTTCAATACAACCCtcacaaaagaaattaaaacgGAGGACACATCTTTTGAACAACAGATGTCCAAAGAagcattttcctcctcttctgcatcTAACACTCTCACCCTCACTACTGGTTCAGGTTTGCTCCCGTCTGGAGGAGGTCTGAGCCCAAGTACCACCTTAGAGCAGATGGACTTCAGTGCCATTGACTCCAACAAGGACTATTCTTCCAGCTTCAATCAGACAGTCCAGAGCCCTCACGTTCATCAGACCCCCTCCCCCAGCTTCTTTCTGCAGGATGCCAGCAAACCTCTTCCCCTTGAGCAAAACACCCACAACAACTTGAATGACACAAGTGGCTCTTTTGTGAATACAATAGGAATCCCCAGTGTGAAAACAGAGTCCCCATCCCAAACCACTTCCAACTGCAATGGCACAGTGGAAACCAGAATAGAGTCCACCTCTTCTCTCCAGCTCATGCAGTTCCAAGCAAACTTCCAGGCTATGACTGCAGAAGCTGAAGTTCCCATGGAGACCTCCCAGCAGGCAGAAGGGAATGAAAATCTACTTAAATCAGGGGATCTTCAagcctgcagcacagaacaCTACTTGCAACCTGAGACCAATGGAGGTATCAGGAATGGGAACAATCTCCCTATCCTCCAAGGAAACGTAGTACAAGGACTCTATCCTGTGGCCCATCCCAGCTTAAATAACTCCTCCAACATGGAGCTTAACTTGGACCACTTTGACATCTCCTTCAGCAACCAGTTTTCTGATCTAATTAATGATTTCATATCTGTAGAAGGTGGGAGCAATGCCCTCTATGGACACCAGTTGGTGTCAAGTGACAGTGCCGGACTCTCTCAGCCTGAAGATAGTAACAGAACAACCTACAACCAGGCTGAAATGTGCATTCCTTGCTGCAGTCCTCAGCAAGCCAacatgcagctcagcagcacagagaatgGAGCCAGCACGATGGCATACATGCATGTGGCTGAGGTGgtctcagcagctgcagcacaaggcaCTTTGGGGTTGCTACAGCAGAGTGGGCGCTTGTTCATGGTGACAGATTATTCACCAGAATGGTCTTACCCTGAG GGAGGAGTGAAAGTTCTAATCACTGGTCCGTGGCAAGAAGCCAGCAATAATTACAGCTGTCTGTTTGATCAGATCTCAGTGCCTGCATCTTTAATTCAGCCAGGAGTACTGCGCTGCTACTGCCCAG CTCATGACACTGGGCTCGTGACTTTGCAAGTTGCCTTCAACAATCAGATCATCTCCAATTCTGTGGTGTTTGAATACAAAGCCAGAGCTCTGCCAAccctgccttcctcccagcATGACTGGCTGTCTTTGGATG ATAACCAGTTCAGGATGTCGATCCTGGAACGCCTCGAGCAGATGGAGAGGAGAATGGCGGAAATGAcgggctcccagcagcacaaacaAGGAGTAGGAGGCGGGAGCAATGGGAGTGGGAATGGAGGAACGCAGGTGCAG TGCGTTTCTGGGACTGGAACCTTGGGCAGCTGCTTTGAGAGCCGTGTGGTGGTGGTGTGCGAGAAGATGATGAGTCGTGCTTGCTGGGCTAAGTCCAAACACTTGATCCATTCAAAGACTTTCCGAGGAATGACTCTGCTCCACCTCGCTGCTGCCCAGGGCTATGCTACACTGATCCAGACCCTCATCAAATGGCG caccaAACACGCAGACAGCATTGATCTGGAGCTGGAAGTTGACCCTTTGAATGTGGATCATTTCTCCTGCACTCCCCTG atgtggGCATGTGCCCTGGGCCACATGGATGCAGCTGTTGTGCTGTATAAGTGGGACCACCGAGCCATCTCTATTCCTGACTCCCTTGGGAGGCTGCCGCTGGCAATTGCCCGTTCTCGGGGCCACGTGAAGTTGGCAGAGTgcttggagcagctgcagcgTGATGAGCAAAGTCAGCTTGGACAGAACACCAGAATTCAGTGCCCCTCCAGCACCGACTCCAGCACAGAAAACTGGGTGTCCCAGTGGCACAGTGAGCTTATTGCCTCTCAAGAGCCTCAGAAGGGAGTCACTGTGATTTCCAGTACCAACACAG agctgAGACGACCAAGATCAGAACCTTCCAGTTACTACAGTAGTGAGACTCAGAAAGATTACCCTGCACCCAAGAAACATAAACTGAGCCCTGAATATTTTCAAGCCCGGCAAGAGAAGCTGCTTTCCACTGCACTGAGCCTGGAACAGCCAAGTGCCAGGAAGCAGAACTCCAGCTCCAAGCAGTCCACCACTGAGACAATCAGCCCCAGTGAAGGGATAAGGGACTACGGCCGGGAGCTCTCCCAGCACATCCCAGAAGCAGCTGGATACCGAGGCTCTGGTAGCCAAGCGGGAATCAAATGGAACCCAAAAGACATTTATATTGGTGTGTCTGCGGTGCAGTTAGTGGGGAGCCAGAAGAGTGCTGCGCTGGGGAAGGACACTGTGGGCCATCGGCTACGCCAGCGAGAGCAGATGAATGTGCTGATGTTGGCTGACAGGGAGTTAgtggatgcagagctcttgtcCTATAGGGACAATGTAGGGGAGGAGGACTGCTTACGCCACATGGATGACTTGCAG GTGAACATGATGACACTTGCAGAGCACATTATTGAAGCTACGCCTGACAGGATCAAGCGGGAGAATTTTGTGCCAATGGAGTCACCACAGGTGGAGAGAGCAGAGAGTGCTGCCATGAGCACCACCATGAGCTGGCTGGCCAGTTACCTTGCTGATGTCGATCATCTGCCGAGTGCTGCACAGATCCG AAATCTGTATAGTGAACCCTTGACCCCTTCTTCAAACACCAGCTTGAGCCCTGCAGGCTCACCCATCAGTGAAATAGCTTTTGAGAAACCCAGCCTTCCTTCGGCAGCGGACTGGTCTGAATTTCTGAGTGCATCCACCAGCGAGAAGGTAGAAAATGAGTTTGCACAGTTAACTCTGTCTGATCATGAGCAGAGAGAGCTCTATGAAGCTGCCAAACTCGTCCAGACAGTCTTCAGGAAATATAAG GGTCGTCCACTCCGGGAACAGCAagaggtggctgctgctgtcattcAGCGTTGCTACCGAAAATACAAACAG TATGCACTTTATAAAAAGATGACGCAAGCTGCCATTCTTATCCAGAGCAAATTCCGAAGCTATTATGAGCAGAAGAAATTCCAGCAGAGCCGACGGGCCGCAATGCTGATCCAGCAGTACTACCGCAGCTACAAGGAATGTGGGAAGAGGAGGCAGAACCGTCGGGCAGCCACCATTGTGCAGCAGAAACTCAG AAGCAGTCTGCTTACCAAGAAGCAGGACCAAGCTGCTCGCAAGATTATGCGGTTTTTACGACGCTGCCGCCACAG CCCTCTGGTGGACCATAGGCTGTACAAAAGG agtGAAAGAATTGAAAAAGGCCAAGGAACTTGA
- the CAMTA1 gene encoding calmodulin-binding transcription activator 1 isoform X2 — MAAENKPEDDHGNSNGSHVKIFLPKKLLECLPKCSSLPKERHRWNTNEEIAAYLITFEKHEEWLTTSPKTRPQNGSMILYNRKKVKYRKDGYCWKKRKDGKTTREDHMKLKVQGVECLYGCYVHSSIIPTFHRRCYWLLQNPDIVLVHYLNVPAIEDCGKPCGPILCSINTDKKEWAKWTKEELIGQLKPMFHGIKWTCSNGNSSSGFSVEQLVQQILDSHQTKPQPRTHNCLCTGTLGAGSSVHHKCNSAKHRIISPKVEPRTGGYSTHSEVQNNDVSEGKNEHSHGKASSREKRNGKVAKPVLLHQNSTEVSSTNQVEVPDTTQNSPVSISSGLNSDPDMADSPAVTGVSSMAVASVMGSLSQSATVFMSEVTSEAVYTMSPTSGPNQHLLSSDAAAQGLVLAVSSDGHKFAFPTTANSESLSMLPSTVSEELVLSTTLDGNRKIPETTMNFDPDCFLNNPKQGQTYGGGGMKGDSISTNIRQSPTAERSFNFNTTLTKEIKTEDTSFEQQMSKEAFSSSSASNTLTLTTGSGLLPSGGGLSPSTTLEQMDFSAIDSNKDYSSSFNQTVQSPHVHQTPSPSFFLQDASKPLPLEQNTHNNLNDTSGSFVNTIGIPSVKTESPSQTTSNCNGTVETRIESTSSLQLMQFQANFQAMTAEAEVPMETSQQAEGNENLLKSGDLQACSTEHYLQPETNGGIRNGNNLPILQGNVVQGLYPVAHPSLNNSSNMELNLDHFDISFSNQFSDLINDFISVEGGSNALYGHQLVSSDSAGLSQPEDSNRTTYNQAEMCIPCCSPQQANMQLSSTENGASTMAYMHVAEVVSAAAAQGTLGLLQQSGRLFMVTDYSPEWSYPEGGVKVLITGPWQEASNNYSCLFDQISVPASLIQPGVLRCYCPAHDTGLVTLQVAFNNQIISNSVVFEYKARALPTLPSSQHDWLSLDDNQFRMSILERLEQMERRMAEMTGSQQHKQGVGGGSNGSGNGGTQVQCVSGTGTLGSCFESRVVVVCEKMMSRACWAKSKHLIHSKTFRGMTLLHLAAAQGYATLIQTLIKWRTKHADSIDLELEVDPLNVDHFSCTPLMWACALGHMDAAVVLYKWDHRAISIPDSLGRLPLAIARSRGHVKLAECLEQLQRDEQSQLGQNTRIQCPSSTDSSTENWVSQWHSELIASQEPQKGVTVISSTNTELRRPRSEPSSYYSSETQKDYPAPKKHKLSPEYFQARQEKLLSTALSLEQPSARKQNSSSKQSTTETISPSEGIRDYGRELSQHIPEAAGYRGSGSQAGIKWNPKDIYIGVSAVQLVGSQKSAALGKDTVGHRLRQREQMNVLMLADRELVDAELLSYRDNVGEEDCLRHMDDLQVNMMTLAEHIIEATPDRIKRENFVPMESPQVERAESAAMSTTMSWLASYLADVDHLPSAAQIRNLYSEPLTPSSNTSLSPAGSPISEIAFEKPSLPSAADWSEFLSASTSEKVENEFAQLTLSDHEQRELYEAAKLVQTVFRKYKGRPLREQQEVAAAVIQRCYRKYKQLTWIALKYALYKKMTQAAILIQSKFRSYYEQKKFQQSRRAAMLIQQYYRSYKECGKRRQNRRAATIVQQKLRSSLLTKKQDQAARKIMRFLRRCRHSPLVDHRLYKRGLNMFGAQMCVLNCRPCTLGCHSYRAFLSFLSCNPNEISGKRQELPFLKCPTGYFSFQSNRVKELKKAKELEDKQQHPVAM, encoded by the exons AACCCAGACATCGTGTTGGTGCACTACCTGAACGTACCTGCCATTGAGGACTGTGGGAAACCCTGCGGCCCTATCTTGTGCTCGATAAATACAGACAAGAAAGAATGGGCAAAATGGACAAAAGAGGAACTCATTGGACAGCTCAAACCCATGT TTCATGGTATTAAGTGGACGTGCAGCAATGGAAACAGCAGTTCAGGGTTCTCAGTGGAGCAGCTGGTGCAGCAGATCCTCGATAGTCACCAGACCAAACCGCAGCCTCGGACACACAACTGTCTCTGCACTGGTACCTTGG GGGCAGGAAGCAGTGTGCATCACAAGTGTAACAGTGCCAAACATCGCATCATATCACCAAAGGTCGAACCAAGGACAGGTGGGTACAGCACTCATTCAGAGGTACAAAATAACGATGTCTCTGAAGGCAAGAACGAGCACAGTCATGGCAAGGCCTCCAGCCGGGAGAAGAGGAATGGCAAAGTGGCGAAACCAGTGTTGCTCCATCAAAACAGTACGGAGGTTTCTTCCACCAACCAGGTGGAAGTCCCTGACACAACCCAGAATTCTCCTGTGTCCATCAGCAGTGGATTGAATAGCGACCCGGATATGGCGGATAGCCCAGCAGTCACTGGTGTGTCCAGCATGGCTGTAGCATCAGTTATGGGAAGCCTGTCACAAAGTGCCACCGTGTTTATGTCAGAAGTCACCAGTGAAGCTGTGTACACCATGTCACCCACCTCTGGCCCAAATCAACACCTTCTGTCCTCAGATGCGGCTGCACAAGGACTGGTACTTGCTGTGAGTTCAGATGGACACAAATTTGCTTTTCCAACAACGGCCAATTCAGAGAGCTTGTCCATGCTGCCCAGCACCGTCTCCGAGGAACTTGTGCTCTCCACAACTTtagatggaaacagaaaaattccAGAAACCACCATGAATTTTGACCCAGACTGTTTTCTTAATAATCCCAAGCAAGGGCAGACTTATGGTGGAGGGGGTATGAAAGGTGACAGCATCAGTACCAACATAAGGCAGTCACCCACCGCAGAACGTAGCTTCAACTTCAATACAACCCtcacaaaagaaattaaaacgGAGGACACATCTTTTGAACAACAGATGTCCAAAGAagcattttcctcctcttctgcatcTAACACTCTCACCCTCACTACTGGTTCAGGTTTGCTCCCGTCTGGAGGAGGTCTGAGCCCAAGTACCACCTTAGAGCAGATGGACTTCAGTGCCATTGACTCCAACAAGGACTATTCTTCCAGCTTCAATCAGACAGTCCAGAGCCCTCACGTTCATCAGACCCCCTCCCCCAGCTTCTTTCTGCAGGATGCCAGCAAACCTCTTCCCCTTGAGCAAAACACCCACAACAACTTGAATGACACAAGTGGCTCTTTTGTGAATACAATAGGAATCCCCAGTGTGAAAACAGAGTCCCCATCCCAAACCACTTCCAACTGCAATGGCACAGTGGAAACCAGAATAGAGTCCACCTCTTCTCTCCAGCTCATGCAGTTCCAAGCAAACTTCCAGGCTATGACTGCAGAAGCTGAAGTTCCCATGGAGACCTCCCAGCAGGCAGAAGGGAATGAAAATCTACTTAAATCAGGGGATCTTCAagcctgcagcacagaacaCTACTTGCAACCTGAGACCAATGGAGGTATCAGGAATGGGAACAATCTCCCTATCCTCCAAGGAAACGTAGTACAAGGACTCTATCCTGTGGCCCATCCCAGCTTAAATAACTCCTCCAACATGGAGCTTAACTTGGACCACTTTGACATCTCCTTCAGCAACCAGTTTTCTGATCTAATTAATGATTTCATATCTGTAGAAGGTGGGAGCAATGCCCTCTATGGACACCAGTTGGTGTCAAGTGACAGTGCCGGACTCTCTCAGCCTGAAGATAGTAACAGAACAACCTACAACCAGGCTGAAATGTGCATTCCTTGCTGCAGTCCTCAGCAAGCCAacatgcagctcagcagcacagagaatgGAGCCAGCACGATGGCATACATGCATGTGGCTGAGGTGgtctcagcagctgcagcacaaggcaCTTTGGGGTTGCTACAGCAGAGTGGGCGCTTGTTCATGGTGACAGATTATTCACCAGAATGGTCTTACCCTGAG GGAGGAGTGAAAGTTCTAATCACTGGTCCGTGGCAAGAAGCCAGCAATAATTACAGCTGTCTGTTTGATCAGATCTCAGTGCCTGCATCTTTAATTCAGCCAGGAGTACTGCGCTGCTACTGCCCAG CTCATGACACTGGGCTCGTGACTTTGCAAGTTGCCTTCAACAATCAGATCATCTCCAATTCTGTGGTGTTTGAATACAAAGCCAGAGCTCTGCCAAccctgccttcctcccagcATGACTGGCTGTCTTTGGATG ATAACCAGTTCAGGATGTCGATCCTGGAACGCCTCGAGCAGATGGAGAGGAGAATGGCGGAAATGAcgggctcccagcagcacaaacaAGGAGTAGGAGGCGGGAGCAATGGGAGTGGGAATGGAGGAACGCAGGTGCAG TGCGTTTCTGGGACTGGAACCTTGGGCAGCTGCTTTGAGAGCCGTGTGGTGGTGGTGTGCGAGAAGATGATGAGTCGTGCTTGCTGGGCTAAGTCCAAACACTTGATCCATTCAAAGACTTTCCGAGGAATGACTCTGCTCCACCTCGCTGCTGCCCAGGGCTATGCTACACTGATCCAGACCCTCATCAAATGGCG caccaAACACGCAGACAGCATTGATCTGGAGCTGGAAGTTGACCCTTTGAATGTGGATCATTTCTCCTGCACTCCCCTG atgtggGCATGTGCCCTGGGCCACATGGATGCAGCTGTTGTGCTGTATAAGTGGGACCACCGAGCCATCTCTATTCCTGACTCCCTTGGGAGGCTGCCGCTGGCAATTGCCCGTTCTCGGGGCCACGTGAAGTTGGCAGAGTgcttggagcagctgcagcgTGATGAGCAAAGTCAGCTTGGACAGAACACCAGAATTCAGTGCCCCTCCAGCACCGACTCCAGCACAGAAAACTGGGTGTCCCAGTGGCACAGTGAGCTTATTGCCTCTCAAGAGCCTCAGAAGGGAGTCACTGTGATTTCCAGTACCAACACAG agctgAGACGACCAAGATCAGAACCTTCCAGTTACTACAGTAGTGAGACTCAGAAAGATTACCCTGCACCCAAGAAACATAAACTGAGCCCTGAATATTTTCAAGCCCGGCAAGAGAAGCTGCTTTCCACTGCACTGAGCCTGGAACAGCCAAGTGCCAGGAAGCAGAACTCCAGCTCCAAGCAGTCCACCACTGAGACAATCAGCCCCAGTGAAGGGATAAGGGACTACGGCCGGGAGCTCTCCCAGCACATCCCAGAAGCAGCTGGATACCGAGGCTCTGGTAGCCAAGCGGGAATCAAATGGAACCCAAAAGACATTTATATTGGTGTGTCTGCGGTGCAGTTAGTGGGGAGCCAGAAGAGTGCTGCGCTGGGGAAGGACACTGTGGGCCATCGGCTACGCCAGCGAGAGCAGATGAATGTGCTGATGTTGGCTGACAGGGAGTTAgtggatgcagagctcttgtcCTATAGGGACAATGTAGGGGAGGAGGACTGCTTACGCCACATGGATGACTTGCAG GTGAACATGATGACACTTGCAGAGCACATTATTGAAGCTACGCCTGACAGGATCAAGCGGGAGAATTTTGTGCCAATGGAGTCACCACAGGTGGAGAGAGCAGAGAGTGCTGCCATGAGCACCACCATGAGCTGGCTGGCCAGTTACCTTGCTGATGTCGATCATCTGCCGAGTGCTGCACAGATCCG AAATCTGTATAGTGAACCCTTGACCCCTTCTTCAAACACCAGCTTGAGCCCTGCAGGCTCACCCATCAGTGAAATAGCTTTTGAGAAACCCAGCCTTCCTTCGGCAGCGGACTGGTCTGAATTTCTGAGTGCATCCACCAGCGAGAAGGTAGAAAATGAGTTTGCACAGTTAACTCTGTCTGATCATGAGCAGAGAGAGCTCTATGAAGCTGCCAAACTCGTCCAGACAGTCTTCAGGAAATATAAG GGTCGTCCACTCCGGGAACAGCAagaggtggctgctgctgtcattcAGCGTTGCTACCGAAAATACAAACAG CTTACTTGGATAGCCTTGAAG TATGCACTTTATAAAAAGATGACGCAAGCTGCCATTCTTATCCAGAGCAAATTCCGAAGCTATTATGAGCAGAAGAAATTCCAGCAGAGCCGACGGGCCGCAATGCTGATCCAGCAGTACTACCGCAGCTACAAGGAATGTGGGAAGAGGAGGCAGAACCGTCGGGCAGCCACCATTGTGCAGCAGAAACTCAG AAGCAGTCTGCTTACCAAGAAGCAGGACCAAGCTGCTCGCAAGATTATGCGGTTTTTACGACGCTGCCGCCACAG CCCTCTGGTGGACCATAGGCTGTACAAAAGG GGGCTGAATATGTTTGGAGCTCAAATGTGTGTGCTAAATTGCAGACCGTGTACTCTGGGGTGTCATTCTTATCGGgcctttctgtcttttttgtctTGCAACCCAAATGAGATATCTGGAAAAAGGCAAGAGCTCCCTTTTCTTAAATGTCCCACAGGCTatttcagctttcagagcaACAG agtGAAAGAATTGAAAAAGGCCAAGGAACTTGAAGATAAGCAGCAGCATCCCGTAGCAATGTGA